The segment TCACCGGCGTTGCGCTGGCGGGTCGCGCGCACGCCGACGCGACCACCACGCCGCCGCGCTTCGCCATGTCGCTCGCCACCCGCGAATCCGATCTCGGCGGGCTGGCCGAGCTGCTCACCGGCCTGCCCGGAATCAAGGGGCGCGTAGGCCGCTTTGAGCTGCGCGTCGGGGCACAAGGCGATCAGGTGAGCGAACTGGTGCAAAGCCTCGATGTGCGTCTGGAGATCGAGCGCGGCCATCTGAGTTACGGCAACATCGAAGGCGGACGGCCGGTCGCGTTCGATCTGGACAAGTTCGCGATCGCGCTGCCCTCCGGACAGTCCTTACGCGGCAATCTGCGCGGGACGCTCCTCGGCCGCCCGGTTCAGGCTTCGCTCTCGGGCGGGGCGCTGGAGGCGATGATGCTGCAAGGACGTTCCCCGATCGATTTCAACCTCGAGTCGGGTCAACTGCGCGCCCGCGTGCACGGGCTGTTGGAGCGGCCCGCGCTCGAGCGCGGGCCGCAGATCGCCTTCGAGCTCGCCGCGCCGCGCGCCAGCGCCGCGGCGAGCTGGCTCGGATTCACACCGGATTCCCAGGCCAGCATCCACCTCAGCGGGCGGGTCTGGCTGCGCAGCCGGTCCTGGCGCGCCGAGCGCGTGCGGATGCAAATCGGGCGCAGCGCGATCCTCGCCGAGGTCGCGCAGACTTTCATCGGCCAGCGCCCGCTGATTCAGGCCAAGCTCTCCGCGGACAACATCGATGTGGCGGAGATCGAGTCACTGCTGCCGCGTTCGGAACAGCCACGCAGAGCCGGACCGGTGCTCGACATCCCGATTCTTCCACGCGGAATCGACCTCACCGACTCGGATGTGCAGGTGCGGCTCGCGCGCTTCGAGGGCAGTCCGCTCGAGATCCGCGACGTGTCGTTCGACGGGCGCATCCGCGAAGGCTACATGCATCCCTCCACCTTCGCGGTGAAGGTCGGCGACGCCGCATTCAGCGGCGCCATCCTGCTCGATCTACGCGCCCAGGAACCCGAAGCCAGGCTGTGGCTTGCCGCCGACGACGTCGATATCGGTGCCCTGCTGCGCAGGCTCGATCTGGTGACCGGCCTCGACGCTCGGCTCGACTTGATGCGCCTGTACCTTGCGACCCGTTCCAGCCGCCTCGGCGACATGCTTTCGCGCGCCGATCTCACCGGCACCTTCGCGGGCGGGCGGCTCACGCTGCGCGACCCCAACACGCGCGCCGAAGCGCGTATCGGGCTGCACACCGGGCTGCTGCGCGCCGAGCCCGGCGCACCGCTGCGGCTCACCCTGAACGGCTCGCTCGACGATATTCCGGTCTCCGTTGGCCTGGAAACCGCACCCGCCAGAGATCTGGCCGACACGCGGCTGCGCATCCCGTTCAAGCTCACCGCCGAGGCGGCGCAGACTCGGCTTGCGCTCGCCGGCGCAGTGGCGCGACCGCTCGGCAACAAGGACGTCGAACTCACGCTCGACCTGCAGGGCTCCCGCCTGAGCGCCCTCGACCGCCTGGTGCGCGCTTCGCTTCCGCCATGGGGTCCGTGGTCGGCTTCGGGAAAGTTCAGAATGTCCGCGGCCGGCTACGAGGTTGCCGACCTGCGGCTGCAGATCGGAGACAGCGTGTTGACCGGAAACGGCAAGCTCGAAACCGTTCATGCTCGGCCACGCCTGGAGGTGGCACTCGCTGCGCCCAACATCCAGCTCGACGATTTCAGGTTCGACGGCTGGTCGCCGGTGGAAAGCAAGCCGGCCGAAGCGGACAGGGCTTCGGCCCGGGACGTGCGCGAAAAGGCGGTCCGGGCCACCGATGAAGCGCAGCGCCTGCTCAGCCCGGCGGTCCTGCGCCGCCAGGATGCCTTTCTCAGCGTGCGAGTCGACCAGGTGTTCTCCGGCCGGGACAAGCTGGGCAGCGGGCGGCTCGATGCGCGGCTGGAAAACGGGCGCGCCGACATCGGACCGATCGAAGTCGAGATTCCTGGCGGATCGGCGACGGTCTCGCTCGGCTATGAGCCCACCGAGCAGGACGTGCGGGTCGGGCTGCGCATCCAGGTGCGCAGATTCGACTACGGCATTCTTGCGCGCCGGATCAAGCCCGATACCGACCTGCGCGGCACCTTCAGCGTCGACCTGGACGTCACTTCGCGCGCGCGCTATCTGTCCGAAGTCCTGCGCCACGGCAACGGGCGCCTCGACTTCGCGGTCTGGCCGGAAAACATGAAGGCGGGAATCTTCGATTTGTGGGCAGTCAACGTCCTGATCGCGCTCGTGCCCGCGGTCGATCCGGAAAAGCAGTCGCGGGTAAACTGCGCCATCGGCCGCTTCGAGCTGACCGACGGGCGGCTGGTGGACCGCGCAATCGTCCTCGATACCAGCCGCATGCGCGTGATCGGCACCGGCCACGCCGACTTCAAGACCGAGCAGCTCCGATTGCGGCTGCGTCCCCGCAGCAAGACCGCGCAATTCCTGAGCCTCGCCACGCCGATCGGCGTCAACGGCAGCTTCACCGAGTTCAGCATCGGCGTGTCCCCCGGAGACGTGGTCGAGACGGTGGGCCGGATGGCTACGTCGGTGATCTGGGTGCCGCTGCAGAAGCTGTTCGGCAGCCGCATCCCGCGCGACGGCAGCGACGTGTGCTCGGATCCCTTCAGCCTCCAGACCCGGCGCTAGGCGGTGCCGGCCGGCGTGTTGGCTAGAACCTATCTCAAAATCCCCGGCGGCCGCGGCGGGGTTGCCTGGGGATGCAGCGCGAGGCGCGGGCAGCGAGACCATTGGCCAGAGCCAAGGACCCGAGCCGCAACGACGCGCTGCGCCCCAGGCGACCCCGCCCCGAAGGGTTGCGACGATAAGCGGCCGTCTGCGTCGTTGGCGCGCTCGGCCGTAGGCTTAGCTACTGTCCTTCGCACGCCGCCTCGCATCCAACCGCTTCTCGTCGCAACGCGACCGTCGGGGATTTTGAGATAGGTTCTAGAGACTGATCAGCAGAACTTCGAACTCGCGCAGGTCCAGCTTGCCGTCGCGGTTGTAATCGGCGCGCCGGAATCCGGACGCCAAGGCCGGATCCTCCGCGCAAAGCTCCTCCTTCGTGACGAAGCCATCGCCATTGCGGTCGACCTTCAGCCACATCGGCTTGACTTCGTCGAGCGAATAGAACCCGGCCGCGGCCGGTGGCGGCAGCGCGCCCCACAGCGCCGCCAGCACTGCGGTGGCGAAAACCTTTCCAGCGATCCCCTTCGAGCGCATAGGGCTGCTCCTCGTCGTTGGCATTCAGTGTTCGTGGATGCGATTGTCACTCAAACGTCGCGCAAAGATAAGGGATGACGTTCGCTGAGGAACAAAAGATCGCCGCACTTATCACACTTAAACAATCTGATAAAGCGGTTTCTTCGTGTCGAATATATGGTTTGCGACGCCGCGCGCCGCGGCTTGATCTCGGGGCGGCGAGCAGGCCAACATGGCATCCTTCCTGGAACGCGGGATCCAACATGAAAGACGCACTGCCGCGCAGCGCGAAAGTGGCCGTGATCGGAGCGGGCACGATGGGCACCGGCATCGCGCAGGTAGCGGCCAGCGCAGGTCACGCCGTTTACCTGCACGATGCCTTTCCCGGCGCCTGTGAACGAGGCAAGAAAGCGATCGAGAAGGACCTTGCGGCCCTGGTCTCAAGAGGCAAGCTCGCGGCCGACGAGGCGGCCGCGATCGCGGCCCGCGTGCATCCCATCCACAAACTGCACGCGGCCGCCGACAGCGCGCTGGTCATCGAGGCCATCGTAGAGGACGAGGAAGCCAAGCGCACCCTCTATGGCGCGCTCGAAGCCGAAGTCGCGTCCGGCTGCATCATCGCCACCAACACCTCTTCGCTGTCGATCACGGCGCTGGCCAGAGGCATGAAACACCCCGAACGTCTGGTCGGGATGCACTTCTTCAATCCCGCGCCACGCATGGCGCTGGTCGAGGTCGTGAGCGGACTCTTCACGAGTCCGGAGGTCGCCGCGCAGGTCGCGGCCACCGCAAATGCCTGGGGCAAGACCTCGGTGCAGGTCAAATCCACGCCGGGATTCATCGTGAACCGCGTCGCCCGACCCTTCTATGGCGAAGCGCTGCGCTTGCTGGCCGAGCAGGCCGCCGATCCCGCCACGCTGGACGCGCTGCTGCGCGACAGCGCAATGTTCCGCATGGGCCCCTGCGAGCTGATGGACATGATCGGCCTGGACGTCAACCTTGCCGTGACGACCTCGCTCTTTCAGGCGATGGGCTACGACCGCCGCTACGCGCCCTCGCTGCTCCAGCAGGAGCTGGTGCGCGCCGGTCGCTTGGGGCGCAAGTCAGGCGAAGGCTTCTATCGCTATGTCGACGGCGAAGCCGGGCCCACGGCGGCGGTGGAACCGACGGCTGAGGCCGCGGAATCGATTACGCTCACCGGCGAGCTTGCACCGCTGCAGGCGCTGGCGGCGCGCCTGAAGAACGCCGGCATCGGTGTCAAGCAGGTCGCGCGATCCGATCCGGTCGAGCCGGGCGTGGCGCGCGTGGCGCTGTCGGACGGGCGCAGCGCCACACGCCGGGCGGTCGAAGAACACGGTCAGGACTTCGTGCTGCTCGACTTGTGCCTGGACTACGCCAAGGCTGTGCGCATCGGCGTGACCCGCGCGGCGCAGTGCCGCGACGAGCCTTACCGTGCCGTGGTCGGCGCGTTGCAGAAGGCGGGCTTCGCGGTTACGCCCGTCGCCGATGTCGCCGGCCTGGTCGTGTTGCGTACCGTGGCCATGCTGGCCAATGAAGCGGCCGATGTGGTCGCACAAGGCATCGGCAGCGCAGCCGATGTCGACACCGCGATGCGGCTGGGCACCAACTACCCCCAGGGCCCGCTGGCTTGGGCGGATCAACTCGGCCCGGCGCTCGTGGCGCGCGTGCTCGCGAACCTGCAGGCGCACTATGGCGAAGACCGTTACCGCATCTCGCCCGCGCTGAACCGTCTGCGCTGGAGCGGCGGGAAGTTTCACGCCTGATCCCCGGCTAAGTCCTCCGATCGGCCGGTTCAGCCACGCGCCTCGCGCGCGGTCACCCCCCGGCCGCCGCGTGCAGTTCGCCGCCGCCCGGCCAGAACCTGGCCGTCGGCGCCGGGCGCAGCTTGTACACGGGGCGCGGAGACTTGTCCTGATAGTAGGGCATCATCTGCGGCACCAATGCTGCGAGCGCTTCCATGCGCCTGGCCGGTGCCGGATGAGTGGAGAGAAAATCGAAGCGGGACTCGCCTCCGCCCAGCTGGCTCATTTTGCGCCACAGCGTGACGGCCGCCTCGGGGTTGTAGCCGGCTTTGGCCGCCAGTTCGATTCCGATGCGATCGGCTTCCGACTCGGCTTCGCGGCTGTTGGGCAGCTCGAGGGCAACGATCGCCGCGAGCGCGGCGCCTTGCACCGCCAGGCCGCCGTAGCGACTGTCGCGCTGGGTCAGCGTCAACGCGCCCAGCCCCAGCTGCAGCGCGATGGCGCGCGACATCTTTTCCGCGGTGTGCCTGGCCAGCGCGTGGGAGATTTCGTGGCCCATGACCTGGGCCAGTTCGTCGTCGGTCACCTTGAGTTGCTGGATCAGGCCGGTGTACACCGCCATGCGTCCGCCAGCCATGGCCCAGGCGTTGACGGTTTTGGGATCGTCGATCACCGCCACGCTCCATTGCCAGCTCTCGGTCTCCGGACGGTACCGGATGGCCTGCGCCACGAGCCGGCCGGTGATTTCGTCCACTCTGGCCTTCAGCGCAGGATCGTTGTTGAGCTTTCCGTCCTTCGCCATCGGCTTGAGCATTTCGGCATACGCCTCCTGAGAAGCGGCGATCGCCGAATCCTCCGACACCAGCATGAGTTGCTGGCGACCGGTGATCGGATTGGACTCACAGCCCGCGAAGGTCGCGGCACACAGCGCCAGCACGATGAAGTTCTTCATGGGATTCAGGCAATCGACGATGCGAAGGGCCAGCAACCCGAACACCGTTCCGGTTCAGCGGGAGGCGGCATGACGGTCGTTGGACAAGCTGGAGCCGCCGTCGTTGGCGCGCCGGCTTCAGCTGTGCAGACGGCTGTGCCTGGGCACCTTGGCCATCAGATATTCCATCTGGTCTTGCAGGATACGGCGGTTTTGCAGGATTAGATGTTCGTACCGGTTGGGCACATAGGGCAGGTAGAGCAGCGGCATGCGAGCAGCCTCCGGCGTGCGCCCGCCCTTGCGGATATTGCACGCGCGGCAGGCCGTGACCACGTTCATCCAGCGGTCGCGCCCGCCCTTGTAGATGGGAATGACGTGGTCGCGAGACAGATCGCGTTCGCGGAACTTGTCGCCGCAGTAGGCGCAGATATGACGGTCGCGCTGGAACAGGGCCGTGTTCGACAGGTGCGGCTCCGCGTGGTCCTTGGCGAAGTCGACTGCGCCCTTGATCGCGATGATGCTGCGGGTGGACAGCTCGGAGCGCTGGCCGGTCCGCTGGGAGATGCCGCCGTGGTACGTGGCCACGACAGTCCCCAGCGACCACGCCACCATATGGCGAGCGTGGTACGTGATTGCATCTTCCACCATCAGCCAGCGATTCGGTACGCCGGCCATGTCCACGGCCAGAATCAGCGCCACCTGCAGCTCCGTCACCCAGGCCCTTCACGGCCTCTTGTTAAGACCTCGTCGGCGCTCAATGCTTATTGTTGCGCCCGCGCCAGAGTATAGAGGCAGGATTTGGAGTTTGGAAGCCGGTTTGCCCGGCAAGTGCCTGGAACAAGCGCCTTTCGACGATCAGGAGCGCTCACGACGGGCGCAAGCTCACTTTCTGGATGGTGATCGCCCCCACCGGACACACCGCTTCGCAGCGCCCGCAGCGGATGCACTGGCTCTGGTCGATCCACAGGCGGTTGTAATAGAGAGAATCGGTTCGACCGGCCTCGACCCGCCGATAGCCCGTAATGCGCCCGTCCTCGTCGCGCAACAGGTCGGCCACCTCGACGATGCAGCCATCCACCGGCTTGACCTTCAGGCACTCATCGCACAACACGCACTTGGCGTCGATGATTTCGAACTTGTAGTGGCACAGATAGCAGCGCGAGGCTTCGCGCCGCGCTGTCTGCTCGTCGAAACCCGTTTCGACCTCGGCCTGCTCGCGACGCTGCTCGACCGGCAATACCGGCATGGGGTGCAGCGGAATGACGTTCATGTCCGGCGTGCGTCCGGTATCCCGCCCACCGGGACCCTTGGACTGGAAGGCCGGTCCGATGAGGGCTGCCGATCGAGGCCGACTCGTGCCCGACAGATACGCATCGACCTTGCGCGCGCACTGCTTGGCGTGGCCGATCGCCTGGATCAGGGTGGTGGCGCCCAAGGCGAAATCGCCGGCCACGAACACCTGCGGGTGCGCGCTCTCGTGCGCGGTCCCGCTGCTCAGCCAACCGTCCGCGGCCACCAGCCGGGACTTCAACCCAGGGTCGATCCAGCGCGTATCGGGAAACTGCCCGGTCGCCAGGATCACGCTGTCGGCGTTCGCCGCGAATTCGCTGCCCGGCACTTCCAGCGGCAGGCGCCGTCCGTCGGTTCCGGCCTGGCCCGGACGGGTTCGAACGAACATTACCCCTTCGACCGCTTGCGCACCGAAGAAGCCCAAGGGCGAGCACCGGGTTTCCAGCCTGCCGCCCTCGTCCAGCAACGCCTCGATCTCGCCCGGAAGGACCACCATGTCGTCGCGCCCGCGCCGGTAATACACACCCACTTGCGCGCCCAGGCGCAGCGCGGTGCGCGCGCAGTCCATCGCCGTGTAGCCTCCACCGATCACCACCGTCCTTCTGCCGATCGATCGACGGCCAGACTCGTTGACTTCGAGCAGAAAACTCAAGCCGTGCTCGATGCCCGGGTGCTGCGCGCCCGGCAACGCCAACGTGTTCGGGCGTAGCGTTCCCGCCGCGAGGACCACGGCATCGTGCTGGGCGACGAGCTGTTCCAGCGTGACGCTGCGCCCCACCTCGATCCCGCATCGGATCGTCACGCCGAGCGCGGTGATCTGCCGGATTTCGCGCTCGATCACCGCGCGCGGCAGGCGAAAAGCAGGAATGCCCTGGTTGAGCATGCCACCCGGGGAGCGGTGCTTCTCCAGCACCGTGATCTCGTGTCCGTCCAGCGCCAGCTCGCGCGCCACGGTCAGGCCGGCGACCCCCGCACCGACCACCGCGACCCGCCGACCGGTGCGCCGGCATCGCGGCGGGAGCACCACGGTCGTCTGGCTGGAGAAATCCGCCGCCGAGCGCTTGGAGAAGCAGATCGCCACCGGTTCGCCGTTGCCTTCCCAGCCGTGCCGGCACGCCGCTTCGCAGGGGCGCGAACAGACTCTTCCCAGGACGGCGGGAAACACGTTGTCGCGCAGGTTGATCTCGTAGGCTTCGGCGAAGCGTCCGTGGTAGATCGCCTCGAGGTAGCCGGGGATATCGGTGCCCGCCGGGCACGCAGACTGGCAGGGAATGTTTCTTTCCAGCCAGTACAGATCCTGCGCGGCAGTGGATTCGCCTTGCGCGACGGAAAGAGCGGTGAGCTGCTTGAATTTCATGAAGGCGGAGGCTGAGCGGCGCGCTGCGAGACTGCGCACGCGCGGCTCGGGACCGGGGACTCCTAGAACAGGCCGGCGACCTGCCCGTTCTCCCCGATATCGATCCTGACCGCCCCGGGCACCTTCGGCAGTCCCGGCATGGTCATGATATCGCCGCAGATCGCCACCACGAACTCGGCGCCGGCCGCCAGGCGCACCTCGCGCACGGTGAGTGTATGTCCGCTGGGCGCGCCGCGCAGCGCCGGATCGGTCGAAAAGGAGAACTGCGTCTTGGCGATGCACACCGGGAGCCGCCCGTAGCCTTCCTTCTCCAGCTCTTCGAGGCGCGCTCTGGCCTTCGCGTCAAAGGAAACCGCTCCAGCGCCATAGATCTTTCCGGCCACCGCCCCGATTTTTTCGGCGAGGCGTGCCTCGTCTGCATAGACGAACTTCAGGTCGGCCTTGCCCGACTCCGCGAGTTCAACCACCTTGCGCGCCAGCGCTTCGGCACCCGCGGCGCCCTGCGCCCAGTGGCGGGCCACGACCGCAGGCACTCCGAGCGCCGCGCATTTCTTCTGCAGCAGCGCAAGCTCCGCCTCGGTGTCGTGCGCGAAGTGATTGATCGAAACCACACAGGGCAGGCCGTACACCTCGCGCACGTTGCGCACGTGGCGTTCGAGATTGACGAAACCCTTTTCCAGCGCCTCGAGGTCTTCCCGACCGAGCGCCTTCAGTTGCGCCCCGCCGTGGTACTTGAGCGCGCGCACGGTAGCGACGAGCACGCAGGCGTCCGGCCTGAAGCCGGCCTTGCGGCACTTGATGTCGATGAACTTTTCGGCGCCGAGGTCCGCGCCGAAGCCTGCTTCGGTCACCGCGTATTGGCCCAGCTTGAGCGCGGCACGGGTGGCGATCACCGAATTGCAGCCGTGCGCGATGTTGGCGAACGGCCCGCCGTGAATGATCACGGGATTGTTCTCCAGTGTCTGCACCAGATTGGGCTTGATCGCGTCCTTGAGCAGCACCGCCATGGCCCCGTGCGCGCCCAGGTCTGCGGCGCGCACCGGTTTGCGCTCGCGCGTATAGCCCACGACGATGCGTCCCAGCCGATCCTTCAGATCGCCGACCGATTCCGCCAGGCACAGAATGGCCATGACCTCGGAGGCGGCGACGATGTCGAAGCCGTCTTCGCGCGGCACGCCGTTCGCCGCGCCGCCGAGCCCGACGACGATCTGGCGCAAGGCGCGGTCGTTCATGTCCACCACGCGCCGCCAGGTGATCCGCCGCGGGTCGATGCCCAGTTCGTTGCCGTGATGAAGATGATTGTCGAGCATCGCCGCGAGCAGGTTGTGGGCGAGCGCGACCGCGCTGAAGTCACCGGTGAAGTGCAGGTTGATATCTTCCATCGGCACGACCTGCGCACGCCCGCCGCCCGCGGCTCCACCCTTGAGCCCGAACACCGGTCCCAGGCTGGGCTCGCGCAGGCACACGAGCGCCTTCTTGCCGATGCGGTTGAGCGCGTCTCCCAGACCCACGGTCGTGGTGGTCTTGCCTTCTCCCGCCGGCGTGGGGCTGATCGCGCTCACCAGGACGAGCTTGCCGTCCGGACGGTCTTTGAGACTGTGCAGGTAGTCCAGCGAGATCTTGGCCTTGTAGTAGCCATAGGGTTCGAGGTCGTCCTCGGAGATGTCCAGGCGCACCTTGGCGAGGGTACTGATGCGCTGCAATGGCGCAGCCTGCGCGATTTCGATGTCGGAGGGCACGGTTGCCTTGTCCTTGCACAAGACAAAGGCGGCAGAACGCAGCCAGTCCTGCCGCCTCTGGAAAGATCGTCGTCCGATTCAGCGCGATCGGCCGGTACGGCCCAGTTCCGGTCGGATGAACGTGGTGCCGCTCGGACCCACGCCCGCCAGTTGAAGGACGACTTCCTCGTCCTTTGCACCGTCGAAATGCGCCGCGCCCGCCGGGTGCAGCATCCAACCGCCGGCACGGATCGGCTCCGTAGCCTCGGGCTCGAAGTCTTCCCCGGTACCGGTCCACCAGGTGCCTTTGAGCACCGTGGCCAGCCGATCCTCGGGGTGGAAGTGCGGCATGCTCATCACGCCGGGCTGGAACCGGACCCGGATCACGTAAACGCCCGGCTTCGATGGATCGCCATACACCGTCATCCGATCGATGCCCGGAATGCCGGGATACTCCTCCCATTGCTCTTCGCCGAGCTGCAGGCGGACGAAACCCTTTTCATCGGCTTTCAGCTCGGCCTGCGTCATCGCGCACGGGACCGCCAGCAGCGCGGAGCCCACGGCGAAGGAAACCACTATGTTCGAGTGTTTCATGCCTGACCTTCCCTTCCAGTCGCGCGGACGCAAAGTCTAGCAGCGACTGCGTTTCGGTCCCACCGTCATCCCGGCTTGCGCTCCGGAGCTACTGCTTGACGAACTTCAGCGTCATCCGGTCGGACTCGCCGATGGCCAGGTACTTCGGCCGGTCCGCATCCGACACGTTGCGCAGCGTCGGTGGCAAGGTCCACACCCCGCCGGGATGGTCCTTCGTGTCGCGTGGATTGGCGTTGATCTCGCTCTTGTTGACCAGCTTGAAACCGGCCTTGCGTGCCGTTTCGATCACATAGTCCTCGGTCATGTAGCCCGAGTCGATCTGCTGCTGGAAAGGCGTGCCCGGCTTGGCCCGGTGCTCCACTACGCCCAGGATGCCGCCCGGTTTCAGCGCGTCGTGGAATGCCTTGAACATCGCGTCCACGTTTCCGGCCTTCGCCCAGTTGTGCACGTTACGGAAAGTCAGCACCATATCGGCGCTGCCCGGCGGGGCAACCTGCATCGAGTCAGGCGACAACACCGAAAGCCGCACCTTGCCGTACAGGTCGGGATTGCCAGCCAGCATCGAGCGGTAGCTCCTGTCCATGTTGCGCAGGAACTCCGAGGACTGGTCGCTCACGGCAAAGACCGCCGCGTAGTACGTACCACCGTCCTTGAGCACCGGCGCGAGGATCTCGGTATACCACCCCATGCCCGGAGTGATCTCCACCACGGTCATGTCCGGCTTCAACCCAAAGAACATCAGCGTCTCTTTCGGATGGCGATACTTGTCGCGCGCCTTGTTCCTGTCCGACCGGTGGGCCCCGGTCATCGCCTGGTCGATCAGCGTTTCGGTGTCCTGGGCGCCGAACGCGGGCAGCGCCAGCGCCACAGCCAGCCCGAAGCTCCAGGCACCGATCCATTTCTTCCATTGCTTGTTCACGCTTTTTTCCTCCGTAGGGAATGTTCGTCGCTCAGCGCTTGCGCTGCAGACGATGATCGAGATCCTGTCGATGCACCTTCAGTTGCAGCTCGAGGGCGTCACGCGCCCGCCGCAGTTGCATGGCGCGCACGCCGGCGCGCTCCGCCTCCTGTGCGAAGTGCCGCGCCCGGACTTGGGCACCCAGCACTGCGCGCCAATGTCCGTCCCTGAACGCGGCCGAAGCCTGGGCCCGCGCCGCTTCAAGCGCTCGCGGCTCCAGGCGCGCCGCAGGCAACAGCGCCCGCTCCGGCGCGTCTTCCTGCAATTGGCGCAGCAGCCGCGCGCGCTCGATCTGCTGCTCGAGGTCCGAACCGGCCCCCGCCGCCTCGATCGCAGCAGCCCCCACGAGCGCGCACACGAGCCAGCGCGTGAAGGCGCGCCAGTGTAACCGGCGGCTTTTGCGGCCGTCCATTCGCCGCGACGCTCGCCCTGACCGGCGCAGGTCAATCACACCGTTGCCGCTGGCGCTTGGAGGAATCGAGCAAGACAACGTTCTATCCGATAGTTACTTGATCGTCTTCGAGAGTCTTATGAGGTTCGACCGCCACCTTCGCTTTTACCTGTGACCGCAAAACGGCGCTTGCGATCGGTCGGCCCGCCACCGCAGCCCGCAGGGGGCGATCCGCGGCAGAAGCCTCACAAGCGCATGGTCGCTGCGTTGCTACCGATCTTCCGCATCGGCTCAGCCCGTGACAGAATTCGCTCGTCATCGCGCCGCGGGCCGAGACAAGGGCCGCGTCCACTTTCGGGAGGAGACATGAACCACAGCCGAATTGCTGTTCCGCTCATCGGCCTCTTGCTGGCGGCTCTGGTCAGCGTTCCAGCCACGGGCCAGGATCCGCGCGGAGGCACCGAATCGATCCACGAAGAAGCCAAGGATTTCATGGGCGAGCAGCACGATATCGTGCGGCTGCCTCCAGCGGATCCACACCGCCTTTACGTGGTCGAGCCCATCTTCCCGGTATTCAGCCGGTCCAAGACCTGGGTGGTGGACGGCGACAAGATGCGGATCATCGGCATGTTCAACGGCGGCGCGGCCTCGAACCTGGTCATCGCTCCCGACCACAGCAAGCTCTACTGGCTGGAAACCTACTGGAGCCGCGGCGACCGCGGAGAGCGAACCGACGTCCTCACTGCGATCGACGCCCAGACCCTGGCTCCGGAAAACGAAGCGATCCTCGAGAACGGCCGTTTCCTGGTGGTCATCAAGCGCTTCGACGCCGATATTTCTCCGGATGGCCGGTACGTCTATTCGTACAACATGGCGCCCTCCACCGCGATCAGCGTGGTCGATACCACCGACATGAGCTACAAGGGCGAACTCGAGATTCCGGGCTGTGCGCTGGTGTTTCCGTCCGCGCCCCGCCGCTTTTCCTCTCTGTGCGCCGACGGCACGCTGTTGACGGTCAAGTTCGACGAGAACATGAGCCCGGACAGCGAACGCAGCGCGCGCTTCTTCGACGCC is part of the Burkholderiales bacterium genome and harbors:
- a CDS encoding EF-hand domain-containing protein translates to MRSKGIAGKVFATAVLAALWGALPPPAAAGFYSLDEVKPMWLKVDRNGDGFVTKEELCAEDPALASGFRRADYNRDGKLDLREFEVLLISL
- the paaH gene encoding 3-hydroxyacyl-CoA dehydrogenase PaaH, whose product is MKDALPRSAKVAVIGAGTMGTGIAQVAASAGHAVYLHDAFPGACERGKKAIEKDLAALVSRGKLAADEAAAIAARVHPIHKLHAAADSALVIEAIVEDEEAKRTLYGALEAEVASGCIIATNTSSLSITALARGMKHPERLVGMHFFNPAPRMALVEVVSGLFTSPEVAAQVAATANAWGKTSVQVKSTPGFIVNRVARPFYGEALRLLAEQAADPATLDALLRDSAMFRMGPCELMDMIGLDVNLAVTTSLFQAMGYDRRYAPSLLQQELVRAGRLGRKSGEGFYRYVDGEAGPTAAVEPTAEAAESITLTGELAPLQALAARLKNAGIGVKQVARSDPVEPGVARVALSDGRSATRRAVEEHGQDFVLLDLCLDYAKAVRIGVTRAAQCRDEPYRAVVGALQKAGFAVTPVADVAGLVVLRTVAMLANEAADVVAQGIGSAADVDTAMRLGTNYPQGPLAWADQLGPALVARVLANLQAHYGEDRYRISPALNRLRWSGGKFHA
- a CDS encoding M48 family metallopeptidase, producing the protein MFGLLALRIVDCLNPMKNFIVLALCAATFAGCESNPITGRQQLMLVSEDSAIAASQEAYAEMLKPMAKDGKLNNDPALKARVDEITGRLVAQAIRYRPETESWQWSVAVIDDPKTVNAWAMAGGRMAVYTGLIQQLKVTDDELAQVMGHEISHALARHTAEKMSRAIALQLGLGALTLTQRDSRYGGLAVQGAALAAIVALELPNSREAESEADRIGIELAAKAGYNPEAAVTLWRKMSQLGGGESRFDFLSTHPAPARRMEALAALVPQMMPYYQDKSPRPVYKLRPAPTARFWPGGGELHAAAGG
- a CDS encoding HNH endonuclease yields the protein MAGVPNRWLMVEDAITYHARHMVAWSLGTVVATYHGGISQRTGQRSELSTRSIIAIKGAVDFAKDHAEPHLSNTALFQRDRHICAYCGDKFRERDLSRDHVIPIYKGGRDRWMNVVTACRACNIRKGGRTPEAARMPLLYLPYVPNRYEHLILQNRRILQDQMEYLMAKVPRHSRLHS
- a CDS encoding FAD-dependent oxidoreductase; the protein is MKFKQLTALSVAQGESTAAQDLYWLERNIPCQSACPAGTDIPGYLEAIYHGRFAEAYEINLRDNVFPAVLGRVCSRPCEAACRHGWEGNGEPVAICFSKRSAADFSSQTTVVLPPRCRRTGRRVAVVGAGVAGLTVARELALDGHEITVLEKHRSPGGMLNQGIPAFRLPRAVIEREIRQITALGVTIRCGIEVGRSVTLEQLVAQHDAVVLAAGTLRPNTLALPGAQHPGIEHGLSFLLEVNESGRRSIGRRTVVIGGGYTAMDCARTALRLGAQVGVYYRRGRDDMVVLPGEIEALLDEGGRLETRCSPLGFFGAQAVEGVMFVRTRPGQAGTDGRRLPLEVPGSEFAANADSVILATGQFPDTRWIDPGLKSRLVAADGWLSSGTAHESAHPQVFVAGDFALGATTLIQAIGHAKQCARKVDAYLSGTSRPRSAALIGPAFQSKGPGGRDTGRTPDMNVIPLHPMPVLPVEQRREQAEVETGFDEQTARREASRCYLCHYKFEIIDAKCVLCDECLKVKPVDGCIVEVADLLRDEDGRITGYRRVEAGRTDSLYYNRLWIDQSQCIRCGRCEAVCPVGAITIQKVSLRPS
- a CDS encoding formate--tetrahydrofolate ligase, with translation MPSDIEIAQAAPLQRISTLAKVRLDISEDDLEPYGYYKAKISLDYLHSLKDRPDGKLVLVSAISPTPAGEGKTTTTVGLGDALNRIGKKALVCLREPSLGPVFGLKGGAAGGGRAQVVPMEDINLHFTGDFSAVALAHNLLAAMLDNHLHHGNELGIDPRRITWRRVVDMNDRALRQIVVGLGGAANGVPREDGFDIVAASEVMAILCLAESVGDLKDRLGRIVVGYTRERKPVRAADLGAHGAMAVLLKDAIKPNLVQTLENNPVIIHGGPFANIAHGCNSVIATRAALKLGQYAVTEAGFGADLGAEKFIDIKCRKAGFRPDACVLVATVRALKYHGGAQLKALGREDLEALEKGFVNLERHVRNVREVYGLPCVVSINHFAHDTEAELALLQKKCAALGVPAVVARHWAQGAAGAEALARKVVELAESGKADLKFVYADEARLAEKIGAVAGKIYGAGAVSFDAKARARLEELEKEGYGRLPVCIAKTQFSFSTDPALRGAPSGHTLTVREVRLAAGAEFVVAICGDIMTMPGLPKVPGAVRIDIGENGQVAGLF
- a CDS encoding cupin domain-containing protein — encoded protein: MKHSNIVVSFAVGSALLAVPCAMTQAELKADEKGFVRLQLGEEQWEEYPGIPGIDRMTVYGDPSKPGVYVIRVRFQPGVMSMPHFHPEDRLATVLKGTWWTGTGEDFEPEATEPIRAGGWMLHPAGAAHFDGAKDEEVVLQLAGVGPSGTTFIRPELGRTGRSR